Proteins encoded together in one Telopea speciosissima isolate NSW1024214 ecotype Mountain lineage chromosome 4, Tspe_v1, whole genome shotgun sequence window:
- the LOC122657664 gene encoding GATA transcription factor 28-like codes for MQRNKGQFTSSKMNRDDSSSAIKNWDGNEYWSSDGNGPQQATTCHHCGISEKSTPMMRRGPKGPRTLCNACGLMWANKGTLRDLSKAAPLVVQNPSSNQNGENEAVESDQMVLPNVSNENNSSS; via the exons ATGCAAAGGAACAAAGGCCAATTCACATCTTCAAAGATGAATCGTGATGATTCTTCATCGGCTATAAAAAACTGGGATGGTAATGAGTACTGGAGTTCAGACGGTAATGGACCTCAACAAGCAACTAC CTGCCACCATTGTGGCATCAGTGAGAAATCTACTCCGATGATGCGGCGTGGGCCTAAAGGACCAAGGACTCTCTGCAATGCCTGTGGACTTATGTGGGCAAATAAG GGTACACTTAGGGACCTCTCAAAGGCTGCTCCCTTAGTTGTGCAGAATCCTTCATCAAACCAAAACGGGGAG AATGAAGCAGTCGAGTCTGATCAGATGGTTCTTCCAAATGTTTCAAATGAGAACAATTCTTCCTCCTGA